Proteins encoded in a region of the Panicum hallii strain FIL2 chromosome 3, PHallii_v3.1, whole genome shotgun sequence genome:
- the LOC112884002 gene encoding geranylgeranyl pyrophosphate synthase 7, chloroplastic-like, producing the protein MAKFGPRGLLHHAAPMAPNLKLHIPPRTAPLKTKHSAVSFRCAAADPTSTASSSVLQLQPDKECFGFDDFKQYMASKVAAVNEALDRALPLRHQERLHESMRYSLLAGGKRVRPVLAIAACELMGGDEAAAAPVACAVEMVHAMSLVHDDLPCMDDDDLRRGRPANHVAFGISTALLAGDALLALAFEHVARGCAGGVPAERALRAVAELGNAVGAEGLAAGQVVDLASEGAAVGLATLEYIHVHKTGRLLEAAAVCGAIVGGGTDEEVESIRRYARCIGLLFQVVDDVLDVTRTSEQLGKTAGKDLAADKATYPKLMGIDGARAYAAELVASAEAELDRFDAGRAAPLRHLARFIAYRQN; encoded by the coding sequence ATGGCCAAGTTTGGACCCCGCGGTCTCCTGCACCATGCTGCTCCCATGGCGCCCAACCTCAAGCTCCACATCCCTCCAAGAACCGCTCCACTCAAAACTAAGCACTCGGCCGTCTCCTTCAGGTGCGCCGCAGCGGATCCGACGAGCACGGCCAGCAGCAGCGTGTTGCAACTGCAACCTGACAAGGAGTGCttcggcttcgacgacttcaaGCAGTACATGGCGTCCAAGGTCGCGGCCGTGAACGAGGCACTGgaccgcgcgctgccgctccgGCACCAGGAGCGGCTCCACGAGTCCATGCGCTACTCCCTCCTCGCCGGGGGCAAGCGCGTGCGCCCCGTGCTCGCGATCGCGGCCTGCGAGCTGATGGGCGGCgacgaggccgcggcggcgcccgtgGCCTGCGCCGTCGAGATGGTCCACGCCATGTCGCTCGTCCACGACGATCTGCCCTGCATGGACGATGACGacctccgccgcggccgccccgcCAACCACGTCGCGTTCGGGATCAGCACGGCGCTGCTCGCCGGGGACGCGCTCCTGGCGCTCGCGTTCGAGCACGTGGCCCGTGGCTGCGCGGGCGGCGTCCCCGCCGAGCGCGCGCTCCGTGCTGTGGCCGAGCTCGGCAACGCCGTGGGCGCTGAGGGGTTGGCCGCCGGCCAGGTGGTGGACCTCGCCAGCGAGGGCGCGGCCGTCGGGCTGGCCACCCTGGAGTACATCCACGTGCACAAGACAGGGCGGCTCCTGGAGGCCGCGGCCGTGTGCGGCGCCATTGTCGGCGGTGGCACCGACGAAGAGGTTGAGAGCATTCGTAGGTACGCGCGGTGCATCGGCCTGCTGTTCCAGGTTGTGGACGACGTGCTCGACGTCACGCGCACGTCCGAGCAGTTGGGGAAGACGGCCGGCAAGGATCTCGCGGCGGACAAGGCCACGTACCCGAAGCTCATGGGCATCGACGGGGCGCGCGCATACGCCGCCGAGCTCGTGGCAAGCGCGGAGGCCGAGCTCGACCGGTTCGACGCCGGACGCGCGGCGCCACTGCGTCACCTGGCGCGGTTCATCGCTTATCGGCAGAACTGA